One genomic region from Microcystis panniformis FACHB-1757 encodes:
- the hisG gene encoding ATP phosphoribosyltransferase has translation MLTIALPKGALLNESIQIFQKIGLDFSAFLDSKNRQLQITDPTNQAKALLVRATDVPVYVEYGQAQLGIAGYDILLEKSPDVANLIDLKFGYCRMSVAVPADSPYQSPLDIPHHGKVASKFVNCAKDYFRRLDIPVEIIPLYGSVELGPITGMSEAIVDLVSTGRTLRENGLVEIDELFASSARLIAHPLSYRLNRDQIYNWVEKLSLTNQHPPY, from the coding sequence ATGCTAACAATTGCCTTACCGAAGGGTGCTTTACTAAACGAAAGTATCCAAATATTTCAGAAAATTGGCTTAGATTTTAGTGCCTTTCTTGACTCAAAAAATCGCCAATTACAGATTACCGACCCTACTAACCAAGCGAAAGCGTTATTAGTCAGAGCAACAGATGTACCAGTTTATGTAGAATACGGTCAGGCACAATTAGGCATCGCTGGTTATGATATTTTATTGGAAAAATCTCCCGATGTGGCTAATTTAATTGACCTAAAATTTGGTTATTGTCGGATGTCAGTAGCTGTCCCTGCTGATAGTCCCTATCAAAGTCCTCTAGACATTCCCCATCACGGTAAAGTTGCCTCAAAATTTGTCAATTGTGCTAAGGATTATTTTCGTCGTTTAGATATTCCCGTCGAGATTATACCTCTCTATGGTTCCGTAGAATTAGGCCCGATTACGGGGATGTCAGAAGCGATAGTTGACCTAGTGTCCACCGGTCGAACTTTACGCGAAAATGGTTTAGTAGAAATTGACGAATTATTTGCTAGTAGCGCTCGATTAATCGCCCATCCTCTAAGCTATAGACTAAATCGCGATCAGATTTATAACTGGGTAGAAAAGCTCAGTTTAACGAATCAGCACCCCCCTTATTAA
- the chrA gene encoding chromate efflux transporter: MLTSSPPNLSQLALLFLKIGIIGFGGPAAHIALMEEEVVKRRGWMTKERFLDLVGATNLIPGPNSTEMAIHIGYIFGGLAGLIITGVCFITPAVLITGFLAWIYTTYGTLPDVAPIFAGIKPVVIAVIFQALWRLGKKALKTRQLLFIGLGVIGLLILGLNEIIALLLGGIIGMFILKKFATFPLIVAGIGGATAVATPSNIPPTLTGLGLFFLKVGSVLFGSGYVLVAFLEGDLVQGRGWLTQQQLLDAIAVGQFTPGPVLSTATFIGYQILGVSGAIVATLAIFFPSFIFVLLLNPLIPKLRQSAWAGAFLDAINASAVALMVAVIFNLALATWLQPYGNLPFNLLAIILSLVSGILLLRFQVNSTWLIIAGALIGLLLKQLG, from the coding sequence ATGCTGACTTCATCGCCTCCCAATCTCTCGCAACTTGCCCTTTTATTTCTCAAAATCGGCATTATCGGTTTTGGTGGTCCGGCTGCCCATATCGCTTTAATGGAGGAAGAAGTGGTTAAGCGTCGCGGTTGGATGACTAAGGAGCGATTTCTCGATTTGGTGGGGGCCACTAATCTGATTCCTGGTCCTAATTCCACGGAAATGGCTATTCATATCGGTTATATTTTTGGTGGTTTAGCGGGTTTAATAATCACGGGGGTTTGTTTTATCACTCCTGCGGTGTTAATTACGGGTTTTCTAGCTTGGATTTATACCACCTACGGGACTTTACCGGATGTGGCTCCGATTTTTGCGGGGATTAAACCGGTAGTAATTGCGGTGATTTTTCAGGCACTCTGGCGCTTAGGCAAAAAGGCACTGAAAACCCGTCAATTACTGTTCATCGGATTGGGGGTTATCGGATTATTAATTTTAGGTTTAAATGAAATTATCGCTTTACTTTTAGGGGGAATTATCGGGATGTTTATCCTAAAAAAATTCGCTACTTTTCCCCTGATTGTGGCAGGAATAGGCGGTGCGACGGCGGTTGCTACTCCTAGCAATATCCCACCGACATTAACAGGATTAGGGCTATTTTTTCTCAAGGTGGGTAGTGTTTTATTTGGTAGTGGTTATGTGTTAGTTGCCTTTTTAGAAGGGGATTTAGTGCAGGGGAGAGGATGGTTAACCCAGCAACAATTATTAGATGCTATTGCTGTGGGTCAATTTACCCCCGGTCCGGTGTTATCCACAGCCACTTTTATCGGTTATCAAATATTAGGAGTATCGGGGGCAATTGTGGCAACTCTAGCGATTTTCTTTCCTTCTTTTATCTTTGTTTTATTACTTAATCCTCTCATTCCTAAACTGAGACAATCTGCTTGGGCAGGGGCTTTTTTAGACGCAATTAATGCTAGTGCAGTGGCTTTAATGGTAGCGGTAATTTTTAATTTAGCTCTAGCTACTTGGTTACAACCCTACGGGAATTTACCTTTTAATTTATTGGCTATCATTCTATCTCTTGTCTCTGGTATTCTTTTACTACGTTTTCAGGTTAATTCTACTTGGTTAATTATTGCTGGTGCGCTCATTGGTTTACTCTTAAAACAATTAGGTTAG
- a CDS encoding HAD family hydrolase has protein sequence MPIIRCGNREFRDIQGIVFDKDGTLEDSRAFWYDRAIARVQAIESQIPGLESLLTKTFGIGANSLNPAGLMAVGSRRDNHIVAAGCIASTGRDWLTAMAIAKAAFQAADEKVPPRLNPLYPQCLEVIRYLHAAGLQLAILSSDTTARVEQFVKENHLLNYIKIVRGCDRGLSKPDPLLLQETCQALGTAVDKTLMVGDTRADWEMAKQAKSAAAIAISWQPENHQDLQLADVVIRELTAISVIRGEFSVH, from the coding sequence TTGCCGATAATTCGCTGTGGTAATCGAGAATTTAGAGATATTCAAGGGATTGTTTTTGATAAGGACGGTACGCTAGAGGATTCGCGAGCTTTCTGGTACGATCGAGCTATAGCCCGGGTACAAGCCATTGAATCGCAAATCCCTGGTTTAGAGTCTTTATTAACTAAAACTTTCGGTATTGGGGCAAATAGTCTCAATCCTGCTGGTTTAATGGCAGTGGGCAGCCGCAGAGATAATCATATCGTCGCTGCCGGTTGTATTGCTTCCACCGGCCGGGATTGGTTAACGGCCATGGCGATCGCAAAAGCGGCCTTCCAAGCGGCCGATGAAAAGGTTCCCCCCCGCTTAAATCCCCTCTATCCCCAATGTTTAGAAGTAATTCGTTATCTGCACGCGGCCGGTTTACAATTGGCGATTCTTTCCTCCGATACCACAGCACGAGTTGAGCAATTTGTCAAGGAAAATCACCTATTAAATTATATTAAAATTGTTCGGGGATGCGATCGAGGTTTAAGTAAACCCGATCCCTTATTATTACAAGAAACCTGTCAAGCTTTGGGGACCGCAGTGGACAAAACCCTGATGGTAGGGGACACTAGGGCCGATTGGGAAATGGCTAAACAGGCAAAATCAGCAGCAGCGATCGCAATTAGTTGGCAACCGGAAAACCATCAAGATTTACAATTAGCTGATGTGGTCATTAGAGAACTGACTGCCATCTCGGTTATCAGAGGCGAATTTTCAGTTCACTGA
- a CDS encoding element excision factor XisH family protein — protein sequence MNFFIFLIGQEIYEKFFAQAAIQIILQKYQILLLIVDTNQEGIVQWIN from the coding sequence ATTAATTTCTTTATTTTTTTAATCGGACAAGAAATTTATGAAAAGTTTTTCGCTCAAGCTGCCATACAAATAATCTTGCAAAAGTATCAAATTTTATTGTTAATTGTTGACACTAATCAGGAGGGAATAGTTCAATGGATAAACTAA
- a CDS encoding BrnA antitoxin family protein, translating to MNENDMNNTSETNWEKVDALTEEEIDTSDIPPLTEEFFSKSRWWKPVEKVNVLVQVDPETLAWFQSQGEDCEQKMSAALRIYAEAHKV from the coding sequence ATGAACGAAAACGATATGAACAATACCTCCGAGACGAATTGGGAGAAAGTTGACGCTCTTACGGAAGAGGAAATCGACACATCCGATATTCCGCCCTTAACCGAGGAGTTTTTTAGTAAATCGCGGTGGTGGAAACCTGTAGAGAAAGTAAATGTTCTTGTTCAAGTAGATCCCGAAACCCTAGCTTGGTTTCAATCACAGGGCGAGGATTGTGAACAAAAAATGTCCGCCGCTTTACGGATTTATGCGGAGGCTCACAAAGTATAG
- a CDS encoding polyphosphate kinase 2 family protein has product MVSKIDRQAFLQSLIVPPGKEISLHKDYDPGFKPDYITKEDATLLLQQGIEKMAEFQDKLYAQDTYALLINLQAMDAAGKDGTIRHVMSGLNPQGCQVFSFKVPSAEELDHDYLWRYYKALPERGRIGIFNRSYYEELLVVRVHQNLLERQKLPPEDRTKKVWQRRFEEINNFEKYLVNNGVIVLKFFLNVSKGEQKKRFLERIDRPEKNWKFSENDVKERAFWGDYMKAYEEVFNHTSTEWAPWYIIPADRKWFTRLAVGAVIYHTLESLGLKYPTVTEEHRQALLKAKEILENEPD; this is encoded by the coding sequence ATGGTCAGCAAAATTGATCGCCAAGCGTTTTTACAATCCTTAATCGTGCCACCGGGTAAAGAAATTTCTCTACACAAAGACTACGATCCTGGGTTTAAGCCAGACTACATTACCAAAGAAGATGCCACGCTGCTGCTGCAACAGGGGATCGAAAAAATGGCCGAGTTTCAAGATAAACTTTATGCCCAGGATACCTATGCCCTGTTAATTAATCTGCAAGCCATGGATGCGGCGGGTAAAGATGGTACAATCAGGCACGTTATGTCCGGCTTAAATCCCCAAGGCTGTCAGGTATTTAGCTTTAAAGTACCCTCGGCCGAAGAACTAGATCACGATTATCTCTGGCGATATTATAAAGCCTTACCGGAGCGAGGTCGTATCGGTATTTTTAATCGTTCCTACTACGAAGAATTATTAGTCGTGCGCGTCCATCAAAATTTATTGGAACGGCAAAAACTCCCCCCAGAAGACAGAACCAAGAAAGTTTGGCAGCGACGTTTTGAGGAGATTAATAATTTTGAAAAATATCTGGTTAACAATGGGGTTATTGTCCTGAAATTCTTTCTCAATGTTTCTAAAGGAGAACAGAAAAAACGATTTTTGGAAAGAATTGATCGCCCTGAAAAAAACTGGAAGTTTTCTGAAAATGATGTCAAAGAAAGAGCTTTTTGGGGTGATTACATGAAAGCCTACGAGGAGGTATTCAATCATACCAGTACTGAATGGGCTCCTTGGTATATTATCCCGGCTGATCGCAAATGGTTTACCCGTTTAGCTGTGGGGGCGGTTATTTATCACACCCTAGAATCCCTTGGTTTAAAATATCCCACCGTCACCGAAGAACATCGCCAAGCTTTACTGAAAGCCAAAGAAATCCTCGAAAACGAGCCGGATTAA
- the ureC gene encoding urease subunit alpha: protein MNYRIDRRTYAETYGPTVGDKVRLADTELFIEVEKDFTTYGDEVKFGGGKVIRDGMGQSPISREDGAVDLVITNALILDWWGIVKADVGIKDGKIYKIGKAGNPHIQDNVDIIIGPATEALAGEGMILTAGGIDAHIHFICPQQIETAIASGITTMIGGGTGPATGTNATTCTPGEWNIYRMLEAAEAFPMNLGFLGKGNSSQPEGLAEQVKAGVIGLKLHEDWGTTPAAIDTCLSVADKYDVQVAIHTDTLNEAGFVEATIAAFKNRVIHTYHTEGAGGGHAPDIIRVCGEMNVLPSSTNPTRPYTTNTLEEHLDMLMVCHHLDRSIPEDVAFAESRIRRETIAAEDILHDLGAFSIISSDSQAMGRVGEVIIRTWQTAHKMRVQRGRLTGETGENDNLRARRYIAKYTINPAITHGVSDYVGSIEVGKLADLVLWKPAFFGVKPEIVLKGGLIAWAQMGDANASIPTPQPVYMRPMFASFGGAIAKTSLTFVSKYAMKAGIPEKLKLKKTAVAVSNTRNISKASMKLNDALPRMEVNPETYEVRADGELLICEPATVLPMAQRYFLF from the coding sequence ATGAATTATCGCATCGATCGCCGCACCTATGCAGAAACCTACGGCCCCACCGTCGGAGATAAAGTTCGCCTGGCAGACACGGAATTATTTATCGAAGTCGAAAAAGATTTCACCACCTACGGCGATGAGGTAAAATTCGGCGGCGGTAAAGTAATTCGCGATGGGATGGGCCAATCCCCCATTTCTAGGGAAGATGGGGCGGTGGATTTGGTGATTACTAATGCCCTAATTCTCGACTGGTGGGGCATCGTTAAAGCCGATGTGGGCATTAAAGACGGCAAAATTTATAAAATCGGTAAAGCCGGCAATCCCCACATTCAAGATAATGTTGATATTATTATCGGTCCTGCTACCGAGGCATTAGCCGGGGAAGGGATGATTTTGACAGCAGGGGGGATTGATGCCCATATTCATTTTATCTGTCCCCAACAAATTGAGACAGCGATTGCGTCGGGGATTACCACAATGATTGGTGGCGGGACCGGACCTGCGACGGGAACTAATGCCACCACCTGCACCCCGGGGGAGTGGAACATCTATCGAATGCTAGAGGCCGCCGAAGCTTTCCCGATGAATTTGGGTTTTTTGGGTAAAGGCAATAGCAGTCAGCCGGAAGGACTAGCGGAACAGGTAAAAGCGGGGGTAATTGGCTTAAAACTCCATGAAGATTGGGGAACCACTCCGGCAGCCATTGATACCTGTTTAAGCGTGGCCGATAAGTACGATGTGCAGGTGGCGATTCATACCGATACTCTCAATGAGGCCGGTTTTGTTGAGGCCACTATCGCCGCTTTTAAAAATCGCGTCATTCACACCTACCACACGGAAGGGGCCGGCGGTGGTCATGCTCCCGATATTATCAGGGTTTGCGGGGAAATGAACGTTTTACCCTCCTCTACTAACCCCACTCGTCCCTATACGACGAATACCTTAGAGGAACACCTCGATATGTTGATGGTTTGTCATCATTTGGACCGGAGTATTCCCGAAGATGTGGCCTTTGCTGAATCCCGCATCCGCCGGGAAACTATTGCCGCCGAGGATATTCTCCACGATTTAGGGGCTTTTAGCATCATTTCCTCCGATTCTCAAGCGATGGGACGGGTGGGAGAAGTAATTATCCGCACTTGGCAAACTGCCCACAAAATGCGGGTACAACGGGGCAGACTGACCGGGGAAACGGGAGAGAATGATAATCTGCGAGCAAGACGATATATTGCTAAATATACGATTAATCCTGCTATTACCCATGGTGTCTCCGATTATGTCGGTTCCATCGAGGTGGGCAAATTAGCCGACTTGGTTCTCTGGAAACCGGCATTTTTTGGCGTAAAACCGGAAATTGTCCTGAAAGGCGGTTTAATCGCCTGGGCGCAAATGGGCGATGCTAATGCCAGTATTCCCACACCCCAACCGGTTTATATGCGTCCCATGTTTGCTTCTTTTGGTGGTGCGATCGCCAAAACTTCCTTGACATTTGTTTCTAAATATGCTATGAAAGCGGGCATTCCTGAGAAGTTAAAGCTGAAAAAAACCGCCGTGGCTGTGTCGAATACGCGCAATATCAGTAAGGCTAGTATGAAGCTTAATGACGCTTTACCGCGCATGGAAGTTAATCCCGAAACCTACGAAGTGCGTGCTGACGGGGAATTATTAATCTGTGAACCGGCTACGGTTTTACCCATGGCCCAGCGCTATTTCCTATTTTGA
- a CDS encoding XisI protein has translation MDKLNCYQNIIKKILIEYAEISSQVPDQDLEEILIFDDDRNQYLWFNIGWKNGKRIKAISVYLRLKNDKIYIEEDWTEAGIATELMRLGIPSSEIVLAFQPPEVRQFTEFAIA, from the coding sequence ATGGATAAACTAAATTGTTATCAAAATATAATCAAGAAAATTCTCATAGAATATGCAGAAATTTCCTCACAAGTACCCGATCAAGACCTAGAAGAAATATTGATATTTGACGATGATAGAAACCAATATCTTTGGTTTAATATTGGCTGGAAAAATGGCAAACGAATTAAAGCAATTTCCGTTTATCTTCGTCTAAAAAATGACAAAATTTATATTGAAGAAGATTGGACAGAAGCAGGTATCGCCACGGAATTAATGCGCTTAGGAATTCCCAGCAGTGAGATAGTTTTAGCTTTTCAACCTCCCGAAGTGCGTCAGTTTACCGAATTTGCGATCGCCTAA
- a CDS encoding LPP leucine zipper domain-containing protein: protein MATFTENDLKELKDFIVGQFKEVNDKIDKSSEQLNGKIDRLSEQLNSKIDKLSEEVNNLRVDIANIKGELTGVNKRLDNLEFTNRTIFVAIVTALMAGSVKLFFPNWLF, encoded by the coding sequence ATGGCAACATTTACAGAAAACGACCTCAAAGAATTAAAAGACTTTATTGTAGGACAATTCAAAGAAGTTAATGACAAAATAGACAAGTCATCTGAACAACTTAATGGCAAAATAGACAGATTATCTGAACAACTTAATAGCAAAATAGACAAGCTATCTGAAGAAGTGAATAACTTAAGAGTTGACATAGCAAATATTAAAGGAGAATTAACAGGCGTGAATAAACGACTAGATAACTTGGAATTTACTAATCGAACCATCTTTGTTGCCATTGTTACTGCACTAATGGCAGGATCAGTTAAGTTATTTTTCCCAAATTGGCTCTTCTAG
- a CDS encoding LPP leucine zipper domain-containing protein, with protein MATFTENDLKELKDFILGQFKEVNSKIDKLSEEVNNLRVDLANVKGELTGVNKRLDNLEFTNRTIFVAIVTALMAGLVKLFFPNFPIKKRKRVF; from the coding sequence ATGGCAACATTTACAGAAAACGACCTCAAAGAATTAAAAGACTTTATTTTAGGACAATTCAAAGAAGTTAATAGCAAAATAGACAAGCTATCTGAAGAAGTGAATAACTTAAGAGTTGACCTAGCAAATGTTAAAGGAGAATTAACAGGTGTGAATAAACGCCTAGATAACTTGGAATTTACTAATCGAACCATCTTTGTTGCTATTGTTACTGCACTAATGGCAGGATTGGTTAAGTTATTTTTCCCAAATTTTCCTATAAAGAAAAGAAAACGGGTTTTTTGA
- a CDS encoding BrnT family toxin, whose amino-acid sequence MKFEWDRQKNRANIIKHDLDFADAQRIFEHPIRVSLDERENYGEDRLIGIGTLDGRVVVVVFTEPSRDTIRIISLRKALPYERKRYEQYLRDELGES is encoded by the coding sequence ATGAAATTCGAGTGGGATCGACAAAAGAACCGAGCGAATATCATCAAGCACGATCTAGACTTCGCGGACGCGCAGCGGATATTTGAACATCCCATTCGAGTTTCCCTTGACGAACGAGAAAATTATGGCGAAGATCGATTGATAGGAATCGGTACGCTCGATGGCCGAGTGGTAGTTGTCGTTTTTACAGAACCGAGTAGAGATACAATTCGTATTATTTCACTTCGTAAAGCTTTACCCTATGAACGAAAACGATATGAACAATACCTCCGAGACGAATTGGGAGAAAGTTGA
- a CDS encoding CHAT domain-containing protein, giving the protein MRRALVIAGSESQLISLWKVSDDATKDLMVAYYGRLQKGEGRSEALRQIQLGMLKGEKQKHPFYWASFIPSGDATSMTFD; this is encoded by the coding sequence TTGCGCCGCGCTTTAGTTATTGCGGGAAGTGAAAGCCAATTAATTAGCCTTTGGAAAGTTTCTGATGATGCGACTAAAGATTTAATGGTCGCCTATTATGGACGCTTACAAAAAGGAGAAGGACGCAGTGAAGCTTTACGACAAATTCAACTAGGAATGCTCAAGGGTGAGAAGCAAAAACATCCTTTTTATTGGGCAAGTTTTATTCCTTCTGGTGATGCAACTTCGATGACATTTGACTGA
- a CDS encoding toxin-antitoxin system TumE family protein, with translation MNLLIEDYFQQIQTIIATCSVVKFFTLDCEKRDSYEGFIRAEIKFIDNSVLHIREFVNIETIINRNMYAYQYMNTMNTLIFRYDNTPHHKKLNLPTYPHHKHDSSEENVISSAAPTLLEVLQEITARIRSFL, from the coding sequence TTGAATTTATTAATTGAAGATTATTTTCAACAGATTCAAACAATTATCGCAACCTGTTCAGTAGTAAAATTTTTTACGCTAGATTGTGAAAAACGCGATAGTTATGAAGGATTTATTCGAGCCGAAATTAAATTCATTGATAATTCAGTTCTGCATATTCGAGAGTTTGTCAATATCGAAACAATTATTAATCGTAATATGTACGCTTATCAGTATATGAATACCATGAATACCTTAATTTTCCGTTATGATAATACTCCACATCATAAAAAGCTGAACCTCCCAACCTATCCCCATCACAAACATGACAGCAGTGAAGAAAATGTAATCTCGTCCGCTGCTCCAACGCTGTTAGAAGTTCTTCAGGAAATTACCGCCAGAATCAGGAGTTTTCTATGA
- a CDS encoding Txe/YoeB family addiction module toxin, giving the protein MTKKKKSQPKPERELVFDIRFLEDLRYWVETERKIALRLLSLVEEIRRNPFEGTGKPEPLKYQDANVWSRRLTQSDRIVYLVSHDRIEFLQGRYHYSDR; this is encoded by the coding sequence TTGACAAAGAAGAAAAAGTCTCAGCCTAAGCCAGAACGCGAACTCGTTTTTGATATAAGGTTTCTAGAAGACCTCAGATATTGGGTAGAAACTGAGAGAAAAATTGCCCTTCGTCTGTTATCTTTAGTTGAAGAAATTCGACGCAATCCTTTTGAAGGAACGGGCAAACCTGAACCCTTAAAATATCAAGATGCCAATGTTTGGTCTCGCCGCCTTACCCAATCTGATCGTATTGTTTATCTGGTTAGTCACGATCGGATAGAATTTTTGCAAGGTCGTTATCATTATAGCGATCGCTAA
- a CDS encoding TIGR03032 family protein, translating into MDSLPPNTNQFSDTQEPAASPSQRQAVPVNYEYSLNLPELLNQLDLSVLISTYQAGRVASIGTYQGQMRVSFAHFDQAMGLTRTATGIAVGARQAIWHLPANREIAPQIKPEGEQDIAFLARSSHLTGPIMGHDLAFGSNRLWVVNTLFNCLATIEGNWSFLPQWKPPFITELVPGDRCHLNGLAMAENSGTPVYVTALGETNEESLWRENKAQGGCLIDVPRGEVILRGLAMPHSPRLYQGNLYFLNSGYGTLNRWHPQTGSTEIVAELPGFTRGLDCWEGHAFVGLSQIRETAIFGGLPLDERRNQLRCGLAIVNLATSQLVATFWFNSGVEEVFAVTLLPGYRNPALIGPDTDLDGTQSVWMVPSLGA; encoded by the coding sequence ATGGACAGCCTACCGCCTAACACTAACCAGTTTTCAGATACCCAAGAGCCAGCAGCGAGTCCATCTCAGCGCCAAGCAGTGCCGGTCAATTATGAGTACAGCCTCAATCTGCCGGAATTACTCAACCAGCTTGACCTCTCGGTGTTGATTTCCACCTACCAAGCGGGACGAGTGGCCAGCATTGGCACTTATCAAGGACAAATGCGGGTGAGTTTCGCCCATTTTGACCAAGCGATGGGTTTAACCCGAACCGCTACCGGAATTGCGGTAGGCGCTCGTCAGGCAATTTGGCATTTACCCGCTAATCGAGAGATTGCCCCCCAGATTAAACCGGAAGGGGAACAGGATATCGCTTTTTTAGCTCGTTCTTCTCACCTCACCGGCCCGATTATGGGTCATGATTTGGCCTTTGGCAGTAATCGCCTTTGGGTGGTCAATACCCTGTTTAACTGTCTGGCAACCATCGAAGGAAATTGGAGTTTTCTCCCCCAGTGGAAACCGCCCTTTATTACCGAGTTAGTCCCCGGAGACCGCTGCCACCTCAATGGCTTGGCTATGGCTGAAAATAGCGGCACTCCCGTATATGTAACGGCATTGGGGGAAACCAACGAGGAAAGCCTCTGGCGAGAGAATAAAGCTCAAGGCGGATGCTTAATTGATGTGCCGAGGGGAGAGGTGATTCTGCGGGGTTTAGCTATGCCCCATTCTCCCCGTCTTTACCAGGGTAATCTCTATTTTCTCAATTCCGGTTATGGAACCTTGAACCGTTGGCATCCCCAAACTGGTAGCACGGAAATCGTGGCGGAATTGCCCGGTTTTACCCGGGGTTTGGACTGTTGGGAAGGTCACGCCTTTGTCGGGTTGTCCCAAATCCGAGAAACGGCGATTTTTGGCGGTTTACCCCTGGATGAGCGGCGTAATCAATTGCGGTGCGGGTTGGCTATTGTCAATCTAGCTACCAGTCAACTGGTGGCGACTTTTTGGTTCAATAGCGGCGTGGAGGAGGTTTTCGCTGTCACTCTGCTGCCGGGCTACCGCAACCCGGCGCTAATTGGACCGGATACCGACCTCGATGGCACTCAATCGGTGTGGATGGTGCCTTCTTTAGGGGCTTAA
- the deoC gene encoding deoxyribose-phosphate aldolase gives MAITDSDLDLAQYIDHSLLIPTATREQLEAYCQQAEQYRFPTVCVYPAAVKQAVQLLHGKKTLVSTVIGFPAGATTSAVKRYEALEAVDNGAKELDVVINLGWLKDGKSEQLFQEIASICQEAGQTVKAILETSQLTDTEKRLAAEICMDAGVSYLKTSTGWFGGATVSDVKFLKEISKGRVGIKASGGIRTLEQALALIQAGATRLGTSRGVDLVRQQKAAFEE, from the coding sequence ATGGCTATCACCGATTCTGATCTAGATTTAGCACAATATATCGACCATTCTCTCCTCATCCCCACCGCCACCCGTGAACAATTAGAGGCTTACTGTCAACAGGCCGAACAATATCGTTTTCCCACCGTCTGCGTTTATCCCGCTGCCGTTAAGCAAGCTGTGCAGTTACTCCACGGCAAAAAAACTTTAGTTTCTACCGTGATTGGTTTTCCCGCAGGGGCCACTACCTCCGCAGTTAAACGTTATGAGGCTTTAGAAGCTGTAGATAATGGTGCCAAGGAGTTAGATGTGGTTATTAATCTCGGTTGGCTAAAAGATGGGAAATCTGAGCAATTATTCCAAGAAATTGCTAGTATTTGTCAGGAAGCTGGCCAGACGGTAAAAGCGATTCTGGAAACCTCGCAACTGACGGACACCGAGAAACGTTTAGCGGCGGAAATTTGCATGGATGCAGGAGTCAGTTATCTAAAAACCAGTACCGGCTGGTTTGGAGGAGCAACGGTTAGCGATGTCAAGTTTCTCAAGGAAATTAGCAAAGGCCGGGTAGGAATTAAAGCATCCGGCGGAATTCGCACCCTAGAACAAGCACTCGCTCTTATCCAGGCCGGGGCCACTCGTCTGGGAACTTCCCGCGGTGTCGATTTAGTCCGTCAGCAAAAAGCTGCTTTTGAGGAGTAA
- a CDS encoding type II toxin-antitoxin system Phd/YefM family antitoxin: MNPKIDQTQAGSNFDKICDRVISTRQPIEITREGGESISLILTAELNSLIETAYLFSSHENAVRLLDALQRAKARTNQPQTLENLCQELGIDKEEKVSA; this comes from the coding sequence ATGAACCCAAAAATTGACCAGACTCAAGCTGGTAGTAACTTTGACAAAATTTGCGATCGAGTCATTTCTACTCGTCAACCAATAGAAATTACACGGGAAGGTGGTGAAAGCATTTCCTTGATTCTTACAGCAGAACTCAATAGCTTGATAGAAACTGCTTATTTATTCAGTTCTCATGAAAATGCAGTACGCCTCCTAGATGCACTACAACGTGCCAAAGCCAGAACGAATCAGCCTCAAACTTTAGAAAACTTATGCCAGGAGTTAGGTATTGACAAAGAAGAAAAAGTCTCAGCCTAA